The proteins below come from a single Halostagnicola larsenii XH-48 genomic window:
- a CDS encoding ABC transporter ATP-binding protein, whose protein sequence is MAQVRIESLRKEYDVGTVVAVDDLNLEIEDGEFVTVVGPSGCGKTTTLRMLAGLEEPTSGTIAIGGEDVTDVHAKNRDVAMVFQNYALYPHKTVFENMAFGLRMSTDMSAEEREQQVVETAEMMDIEGLLEDKPDQLSGGQKQRVALGRAIVREPDVFLFDEPLSNLDAKLRTTMRAEIQRLQNELGITAVYVTHDQHEAMTMGDRIVILDGGELQQVGKPTHVYENPVNEFVGGFIGSPSMNFLEVDVDERGDTVHLTGLEEEFDFELSGTYVDRHAGALEADRYTLGIRPESVDFTEDTRNSITAGVSVVEPVGSDNYLHLDLAGEFIARVSPEIEPQPGDDVTLTFDESDIHLFDPKTGRDVLGPTKEPPTMATS, encoded by the coding sequence ATGGCACAGGTCAGGATCGAATCACTTCGAAAGGAGTACGATGTCGGAACGGTCGTCGCCGTCGACGACCTGAACCTCGAGATCGAAGACGGCGAGTTCGTCACCGTCGTAGGACCGTCGGGCTGTGGGAAAACGACGACGCTCCGGATGTTAGCGGGGCTCGAAGAACCCACGTCGGGGACGATCGCTATCGGGGGCGAGGACGTCACGGACGTCCACGCGAAAAACCGCGACGTCGCGATGGTGTTCCAGAACTACGCGCTTTACCCGCACAAGACGGTCTTCGAAAACATGGCGTTCGGTCTTCGGATGAGTACCGACATGAGCGCCGAAGAACGAGAACAGCAGGTGGTCGAGACCGCGGAAATGATGGACATCGAGGGACTTCTCGAGGACAAACCCGATCAGCTCTCGGGCGGGCAGAAACAGCGCGTCGCGCTCGGGCGGGCGATCGTTCGCGAACCCGACGTGTTCCTCTTCGACGAACCGCTGTCGAACCTCGACGCCAAACTCCGAACGACGATGCGCGCGGAGATCCAGCGCCTCCAGAACGAACTCGGTATTACGGCCGTCTACGTCACCCACGATCAACACGAGGCGATGACGATGGGCGATCGAATCGTCATCCTCGACGGCGGGGAGCTACAGCAGGTCGGAAAACCGACGCACGTTTACGAAAATCCGGTCAACGAGTTCGTCGGCGGCTTCATCGGTTCGCCGTCGATGAACTTCCTCGAGGTCGATGTGGACGAGCGCGGAGATACTGTCCACCTGACCGGACTCGAGGAGGAGTTCGACTTCGAACTCTCCGGAACCTACGTGGATCGACACGCCGGCGCGCTCGAAGCGGATCGGTACACGTTGGGGATCAGACCGGAGAGCGTCGATTTCACCGAGGACACGCGGAACTCGATCACCGCGGGCGTCTCGGTCGTCGAACCGGTCGGCTCGGACAACTACCTCCATCTCGACCTCGCGGGGGAGTTCATCGCCCGCGTCAGTCCGGAGATCGAACCGCAGCCCGGTGACGACGTGACCCTCACGTTCGACGAGTCCGACATCCACCTTTTCGACCCCAAGACCGGTCGGGACGTTCTCGGCCCGACCAAGGAGCCGCCGACGATGGCGACCTCCTGA
- a CDS encoding extracellular solute-binding protein produces the protein MERRQMLRGIGGLAAVGAAGCLDRITGQQQGTTAWHDFTEAQESAFKRSLEEFNDGRDDTLNAEAPAEMEKELETALPADQGPETFNWAHDWIGRYHEQEFVYDASDDLEIDLEETYTENALEAVQWEGAVYGLPYAIETVSLMYNPEYVDEPPETLSEMVEIMEEYHDPENNRYGLSMPSVDPYFLSAWLQAFGGSLFDTESEELRIEDDAFIEGVELLEESIWPYVPGDPGYDSQIPVFSEGNAPFAINGPWELEGFREAGVDAQVAPLPDVDGGDPTPFTGVQVWYFTSQLESADESALETTIEWAEWYTTNEQAIIDNAEIQGLIPVHQDYTDSDNADLGEDVLTFAETVEMGTPLPTHPKVDQIWDPLESGLERVFNGNESAAQAMESTAQNIRDRWE, from the coding sequence ATGGAACGCAGACAGATGCTCAGGGGGATCGGCGGGCTGGCAGCAGTAGGCGCCGCCGGTTGTTTGGATCGGATCACCGGACAACAACAGGGGACGACCGCCTGGCACGATTTCACCGAGGCACAAGAGAGCGCGTTCAAACGCTCCCTCGAGGAGTTCAACGACGGACGCGACGACACACTCAACGCGGAAGCGCCCGCCGAGATGGAAAAGGAACTCGAGACGGCGCTTCCGGCCGATCAGGGGCCGGAGACGTTCAACTGGGCGCACGACTGGATCGGCCGGTATCACGAACAGGAGTTCGTCTACGACGCATCCGACGACCTCGAGATCGACCTCGAAGAAACCTACACCGAGAACGCACTCGAGGCGGTCCAGTGGGAGGGCGCGGTGTACGGGCTCCCGTACGCGATCGAGACGGTTTCGCTGATGTACAATCCGGAGTACGTCGACGAACCGCCCGAAACGCTCTCGGAGATGGTCGAGATTATGGAGGAGTATCACGACCCGGAAAACAATCGGTACGGTCTCTCGATGCCGTCGGTCGATCCGTACTTCCTGAGCGCGTGGCTGCAGGCGTTCGGCGGTTCGCTCTTCGACACGGAATCCGAGGAACTCCGCATCGAAGACGATGCGTTCATCGAGGGCGTCGAACTCCTCGAGGAGTCGATCTGGCCGTACGTGCCCGGCGACCCCGGATACGACAGCCAGATCCCGGTCTTCTCCGAGGGTAACGCCCCGTTCGCGATCAACGGGCCCTGGGAACTCGAAGGGTTCCGCGAGGCCGGCGTCGACGCACAGGTTGCACCCCTTCCCGACGTCGACGGCGGCGATCCGACGCCGTTTACCGGCGTTCAGGTCTGGTACTTTACGTCCCAACTGGAATCAGCCGACGAGTCGGCACTCGAGACAACCATCGAGTGGGCCGAGTGGTACACGACCAACGAGCAGGCGATCATCGACAACGCCGAGATTCAGGGCCTGATTCCCGTTCACCAGGATTACACCGATAGCGACAACGCCGATCTGGGCGAGGACGTCCTGACTTTCGCGGAAACGGTCGAGATGGGAACGCCGCTGCCGACGCATCCGAAGGTCGACCAGATTTGGGATCCGCTCGAGTCGGGTCTCGAGCGGGTCTTCAACGGCAACGAAAGCGCGGCACAAGCGATGGAATCGACTGCGCAGAATATCCGCGATCGCTGGGAGTAA
- a CDS encoding carbohydrate ABC transporter permease yields the protein MSSSLRNRVVGHGRERLPFDVDSVGLAGLLLVAPGAVLFLSFMLFPIAFLIYLSFTDATHAGTVLGGEASIIGLENYAQLFTDPQFWQSFGVTWLFLAVSLAIKVVLATGIAMILTHARVLGKRYMRALVIVPMGFPAIFVITVWEGMFSGARYGPLNQFAGTYNSIVSGFVGVLDSLLFFVTVSAPELLLADLPIQWLSGRWSAFAAYTITEVWLAYPFMVIIIVSALQDVPMDLHDAAKVDGAGYVHRFFNVTLPAIKRPVLFASILTAATSFQQFLIPFIFNGGGPSRQNELLILYGYREAIELHEYAFASAIMVTAIAFIGMFMWLAVKKGNLAEGIDSA from the coding sequence ATGTCTTCGTCACTTCGAAACCGCGTTGTCGGTCACGGACGCGAACGGTTGCCGTTCGACGTCGACTCCGTCGGACTCGCCGGACTCCTGTTGGTCGCACCCGGCGCGGTGTTGTTTCTCTCGTTCATGCTGTTTCCGATCGCGTTTCTGATCTACCTCTCGTTTACCGACGCGACCCACGCCGGGACGGTCCTCGGCGGCGAGGCGTCGATCATCGGCCTCGAGAACTACGCCCAGCTCTTTACCGATCCGCAGTTCTGGCAGTCGTTCGGGGTCACGTGGCTGTTTCTGGCCGTGAGCCTCGCGATCAAAGTCGTGCTGGCGACCGGCATCGCGATGATCCTGACGCACGCTCGAGTGCTCGGAAAACGATACATGCGAGCGCTCGTGATCGTCCCGATGGGGTTCCCGGCGATTTTCGTGATCACCGTTTGGGAGGGAATGTTCAGCGGCGCGCGGTACGGGCCGCTAAACCAGTTCGCTGGAACGTACAATTCGATCGTCTCGGGGTTCGTCGGCGTGCTCGATAGCCTCCTGTTTTTCGTGACGGTTTCGGCCCCCGAACTGCTGCTCGCCGACCTCCCGATCCAGTGGCTCAGTGGCCGCTGGAGCGCGTTCGCCGCCTACACCATCACCGAGGTCTGGCTGGCGTATCCGTTCATGGTGATCATCATCGTCAGCGCACTGCAAGACGTACCGATGGATCTACACGACGCGGCGAAGGTCGACGGGGCCGGATACGTACATCGGTTCTTCAACGTGACGTTGCCGGCGATCAAACGCCCGGTGCTGTTCGCGTCGATCCTGACCGCTGCGACCTCGTTCCAGCAGTTCCTGATTCCGTTTATCTTCAATGGCGGCGGACCGTCGCGACAGAACGAACTGCTGATCCTCTACGGCTATCGCGAGGCGATCGAACTTCACGAGTACGCGTTCGCCTCGGCGATCATGGTCACCGCAATCGCGTTCATTGGCATGTTCATGTGGCTCGCCGTCAAGAAAGGGAACCTCGCGGAGGGTATCGATTCTGCATGA
- a CDS encoding sugar ABC transporter permease, with translation MSRFTRYTTSIGRWIARKLTWPRRAADSARVTVKQVRTGRRTVRDVAKTGVGTAGAAALLLVLLFPVYWVLAASLSQGSGLMSSQGIFADPRSYNLEAYRWVLFESSFTYAAVNSLIVVSITVLVSMSVIIPGAYALSRREFLGRRGILYGYVLFTQVGAGLSIATLIALYALFVNLGLDNNLLVLGVFYAAGAIPFNTWLLKTFMDNIPVSYEEAAIVDGASQWQVIREIILPLSKPGIAVVLVFTFLAGWNEFVIAQTLLQSHNYTLSVELYSLIAGGGYETPWTEFSAFAILFALPVAAIYFLAQSYVEDGLSFGGMSG, from the coding sequence ATGAGTCGTTTCACTCGCTACACCACGTCGATCGGTCGGTGGATAGCTCGAAAACTAACCTGGCCCCGGCGGGCCGCAGACTCCGCTCGAGTAACGGTCAAGCAGGTCAGAACCGGCCGCCGAACCGTCCGTGACGTTGCGAAGACGGGCGTCGGTACCGCGGGTGCGGCCGCGTTGCTTCTGGTCCTGCTGTTCCCGGTTTACTGGGTCCTCGCCGCGTCGCTCTCGCAGGGGTCGGGCCTGATGAGCTCGCAGGGGATTTTCGCGGACCCGAGGTCGTACAACCTCGAGGCCTACCGCTGGGTGCTCTTCGAGTCGAGTTTCACCTACGCGGCCGTCAACAGCCTCATCGTGGTCTCGATCACGGTGCTCGTCTCGATGTCGGTGATAATTCCCGGAGCGTACGCGCTCTCGCGTCGCGAGTTCCTCGGTCGTCGGGGAATTCTCTACGGATACGTCCTGTTCACGCAGGTCGGTGCCGGGTTGTCGATCGCGACGCTGATCGCGCTGTACGCGCTGTTCGTCAACCTCGGGCTGGACAACAACCTCCTCGTCCTCGGCGTGTTCTACGCCGCGGGCGCGATTCCGTTCAACACCTGGTTGCTCAAGACGTTCATGGACAACATCCCGGTCTCCTACGAGGAGGCCGCGATCGTCGACGGCGCGAGCCAGTGGCAGGTCATCCGTGAGATCATCCTGCCGCTGTCGAAACCCGGCATCGCGGTCGTGCTCGTCTTTACGTTCCTCGCGGGCTGGAACGAGTTCGTCATCGCACAGACGCTGCTCCAGTCGCACAACTACACGCTCTCGGTCGAACTCTACTCGCTCATCGCGGGCGGCGGCTACGAAACGCCGTGGACGGAGTTCTCGGCGTTTGCAATCTTGTTCGCTCTGCCCGTCGCGGCCATCTACTTCCTCGCCCAGAGCTACGTCGAGGACGGCCTCTCGTTCGGCGGCATGAGCGGCTAA
- a CDS encoding mandelate racemase/muconate lactonizing enzyme family protein, whose protein sequence is MGVDYSQLHDPNAEYTMRDLSAETMNVTRERGDGRDVEITDIQTTMVDGNFPWTLVRIYTDAGVVGTGEAYWGAGAPELIQRMKPFLEGENPLDIDRLTEHLVQKMSGEGSIGGVTVTAISGIEVALHDLAGKILEVPAYQLLGGKYRDEVRVYCDCHTEDEADPIACADEAERVVEELGYDALKFDLDVPSGHEKDRANRHLRGPEIDHKVSIVEAITERVGSRADVAFDCHWTFSADSAKRLARELESYDIWWLEDPVPPENHDVQQEVTQSTTTPITVGENVYRKHGQRRLIEEQAVDIIAPDMPKVGGMRETRKIADLADMYYIPVAMHNVASPIATMASAHVGAAIPNSLAVEYHSYELGWWGDLVEEDVIEDGSIEIPEKPGLGLTLDMDEVEDRMVEGDELFDEA, encoded by the coding sequence ATGGGAGTCGATTACTCACAGCTACACGATCCGAACGCCGAGTATACGATGCGGGACCTATCCGCTGAGACGATGAACGTCACGCGCGAGCGCGGGGACGGACGGGACGTCGAAATCACGGACATCCAGACGACCATGGTCGACGGCAACTTCCCGTGGACGCTGGTCCGGATCTACACCGACGCCGGCGTCGTCGGCACCGGCGAAGCCTACTGGGGCGCGGGCGCACCGGAACTCATCCAGCGAATGAAACCCTTCCTCGAGGGCGAGAACCCGCTCGACATCGACCGGCTGACCGAACACCTCGTCCAGAAGATGTCCGGAGAGGGCTCGATCGGCGGCGTCACCGTCACCGCCATCTCGGGAATCGAAGTCGCGCTGCACGATCTGGCGGGCAAGATCCTCGAGGTCCCTGCCTATCAGTTGCTGGGTGGAAAGTATCGTGACGAGGTCCGAGTCTACTGCGACTGTCACACCGAAGACGAAGCCGATCCGATCGCCTGCGCGGACGAGGCCGAACGCGTCGTCGAGGAACTGGGCTACGACGCGCTCAAGTTCGACCTCGACGTGCCGAGCGGCCACGAGAAGGATCGCGCGAACCGCCACCTTCGCGGCCCCGAGATCGACCACAAGGTCTCGATCGTCGAAGCCATCACCGAACGCGTCGGCAGCCGCGCCGACGTGGCCTTCGACTGCCACTGGACGTTCTCCGCCGACAGCGCGAAACGGCTCGCGCGCGAACTCGAGTCCTACGACATCTGGTGGCTCGAGGATCCCGTCCCGCCGGAGAACCACGATGTCCAGCAGGAGGTCACCCAGTCGACGACGACGCCGATCACGGTCGGCGAGAACGTCTACCGCAAACACGGCCAGCGCCGACTCATCGAGGAGCAGGCCGTCGACATCATCGCCCCCGACATGCCGAAGGTCGGCGGCATGCGCGAGACCCGAAAGATCGCGGACCTGGCCGACATGTACTACATTCCGGTCGCGATGCACAACGTCGCCTCACCCATCGCCACGATGGCCTCGGCTCACGTCGGCGCGGCGATTCCAAACTCGCTGGCCGTCGAGTACCACAGCTACGAACTCGGCTGGTGGGGGGACTTAGTCGAAGAAGACGTCATCGAGGACGGCTCGATCGAGATCCCCGAGAAGCCGGGCCTCGGCCTGACTCTCGATATGGACGAAGTCGAGGACCGCATGGTCGAAGGAGACGAACTCTTCGACGAGGCCTGA
- a CDS encoding glucose 1-dehydrogenase: MKAIAVEPGAGDPVVVEKPVPEPAAGHALVRTLRVGVDGTDHEVIRGAHGELPDGSDRLVLGHEAVGVVEDPNGTDLEAGDIVAPTVRRPPNGTNEYFERGEPDMAPEGAYLERGIVGAHGFMAEYFTSPAETLVPVPAELAELGFLVEPISITEKALEHAQAARSTVHWEPESAIVLGNGSLGLVTLAMFEEVLELERTYCLGKRDRPDPSIDLIDDLGATYIDSRETPVSEIPEAYESMDLVYEATGYAKHPFETVEALAPNGVGALVGVPDDWSFEIDGGRLHRELVLHNKALVGTVNSHRGHFEAAVDTLSSIPEWVTDDLVTGVYGLEEFERAFERNDSVIKTAVEFDTR; this comes from the coding sequence ATGAAAGCGATCGCAGTCGAACCCGGTGCCGGCGACCCCGTCGTGGTGGAGAAGCCGGTTCCCGAGCCAGCGGCCGGTCACGCGCTCGTGCGGACGCTTCGCGTGGGCGTCGACGGCACCGACCACGAGGTGATCCGCGGCGCACACGGCGAACTCCCCGACGGAAGCGATCGGCTCGTTCTCGGCCACGAGGCGGTCGGCGTCGTCGAGGACCCGAACGGAACCGATCTCGAGGCGGGCGACATCGTCGCACCGACGGTTCGCAGACCGCCAAACGGGACCAACGAGTACTTCGAACGCGGCGAGCCGGACATGGCACCCGAGGGAGCCTACCTCGAGCGCGGCATCGTCGGCGCACACGGATTCATGGCGGAGTACTTCACCAGCCCTGCCGAGACGCTCGTCCCGGTCCCGGCCGAACTCGCGGAGCTCGGCTTTCTGGTCGAGCCGATCAGCATCACCGAAAAGGCCCTCGAGCACGCCCAGGCGGCCCGCTCGACGGTCCACTGGGAGCCAGAATCCGCCATCGTTCTCGGAAACGGCTCGCTCGGGCTCGTGACCCTCGCGATGTTCGAGGAAGTGCTCGAACTCGAGCGCACGTACTGTCTCGGCAAGCGCGATCGACCCGATCCCTCGATCGACCTGATCGACGACCTCGGGGCCACCTACATCGACTCTCGAGAGACGCCGGTCTCCGAAATCCCCGAGGCGTACGAGTCGATGGACCTCGTTTACGAGGCGACGGGCTACGCGAAACACCCCTTCGAAACCGTCGAGGCGCTCGCACCCAACGGCGTCGGCGCGCTGGTCGGCGTTCCCGACGACTGGTCGTTCGAAATCGACGGCGGCCGACTCCACCGGGAGCTCGTCCTCCACAACAAGGCGCTCGTGGGCACCGTCAACTCCCACCGCGGCCACTTCGAGGCCGCAGTCGATACGCTCTCGTCGATTCCCGAGTGGGTCACCGACGACCTCGTGACCGGAGTTTACGGTCTCGAGGAGTTCGAGCGCGCCTTCGAACGGAACGACTCGGTGATCAAGACGGCCGTCGAGTTCGACACGCGCTGA
- a CDS encoding ubiquitin-like small modifier protein 1, with the protein MELELRFFATFREAVGQKEVRRTVADGLSVGDALSELEAEYDGLEGKLLEDGSIRPQLSVLKNGRDVAHMAGTDTILEDGDRLSVFPPVAGG; encoded by the coding sequence ATGGAACTCGAGTTGCGATTCTTCGCGACGTTTCGAGAGGCTGTCGGGCAAAAGGAGGTGCGACGGACAGTCGCCGACGGGTTGTCAGTCGGCGACGCGCTCAGCGAACTCGAGGCCGAATACGACGGACTCGAGGGAAAACTCCTCGAAGACGGCTCGATTCGGCCACAGCTCAGCGTGTTGAAAAACGGCCGCGACGTCGCTCACATGGCGGGGACGGATACGATCCTCGAGGACGGGGATCGCCTGTCCGTGTTTCCACCCGTCGCTGGCGGGTGA
- a CDS encoding TrkA C-terminal domain-containing protein, with translation MASQRPNSGYRLDEIDRRIIYALMADARNTSAPMIAEEVSVSPATIRNRIDQLEDNGIIRGYHTSVDFEHADGGLSTLFQCNVPVENREAIAQQVSAIPGVINVRKLMTGRRNLHVMAVGADTQSLERIGRALSELGAEIEDEDLIQDEISRPYTPYGPDETATGPTPMDVISLTGDANVVEVTVSSDSEISGYTLEEAGSRDVLPDDLLVVAIERDGTVLTPRGETTIRADDVVTVLSREGIDDRTLDSFRESTAESDLESDRIDP, from the coding sequence ATCGCTAGTCAACGCCCCAATTCTGGATACCGGCTCGATGAGATCGATCGTCGGATCATCTACGCGCTCATGGCAGACGCGCGCAACACCTCCGCTCCCATGATCGCCGAGGAGGTAAGCGTCTCTCCGGCGACGATTCGCAACCGAATCGACCAACTCGAGGACAACGGGATCATCCGCGGCTATCACACGTCGGTCGATTTCGAGCACGCAGACGGCGGCTTGAGCACGCTCTTTCAGTGTAACGTCCCCGTCGAAAACCGCGAAGCGATCGCCCAGCAGGTGAGTGCGATTCCGGGCGTGATAAACGTTCGAAAGCTGATGACCGGTCGGCGAAACCTCCACGTGATGGCCGTCGGAGCCGACACGCAGTCGCTCGAGCGGATCGGCCGCGCGCTGTCGGAACTCGGCGCGGAAATCGAGGACGAAGACCTCATACAGGACGAAATTTCTCGTCCGTACACGCCCTACGGACCCGACGAAACGGCGACCGGTCCGACGCCGATGGACGTGATCAGCCTGACCGGCGATGCGAACGTCGTCGAAGTCACCGTCAGTTCGGACTCCGAAATAAGCGGCTACACGCTCGAGGAGGCGGGAAGTCGAGACGTTCTCCCCGACGACCTCCTCGTCGTCGCCATCGAACGGGACGGGACCGTCCTCACGCCCCGCGGTGAAACGACGATCCGTGCGGACGACGTCGTCACCGTGCTCTCACGCGAGGGCATCGACGACCGAACGCTGGACAGCTTTCGAGAATCCACCGCCGAGTCCGATCTGGAATCGGACCGAATCGATCCGTAA
- a CDS encoding aldehyde ferredoxin oxidoreductase family protein, whose protein sequence is MTDIGGFQDTVARIDLGEESIDYESIDDEDAKKYIGARGLGVKYVFEQGPDVDPMGPENLLAFMNGPLSGTQVTMSGRIAVCTKSPLTGTVTDSHQGGWSGARLKWSGFDGLLFEGQADDPVYAYIEDGEVELRDASHLWGKGVHETRDTIEEEVAGSYGKNLSLMAIGPGGENGVKYAGILNEDDRASGRGGTGCVMGSKNLKAVVIKSTTKMPQPADQETFKEGHQQAMAAITESDVTAPNEGGLSLYGTNVLMNITEEMDGLPTKNGVYTSTESMTESEGVDIDAERVSGENVRENILVDEPTCHSCPVACKKEVEVQTMHKGEEMNVRMESYEYESAYALGPNSGHTDRDAVALMIDRCNDMGIDTIEVGNMMAMAMEMSEEGKLEEGLDWGDTETMVDMIERIARREDDLADLLAEGPRRVAERKDAEDNSLAVKGQTIPAYDPRCMKGMGIAYATSNRGACHLRAYTPAAEILGVPEKVDPYEYEGKGELTAAFQDLHAISDSFDICKFNAFAEGIEEYVLQYNGMTGLDVTEDDLLEAGERIYNLERYYNNLAGFDGADDSLPARFLEGEAGIAGQGASEGEYCELEEMKVEYYDHRGWVDGVVPDEKLEELEIDIGPGTGVSSAGGAAAMGDD, encoded by the coding sequence ATGACAGATATCGGCGGCTTTCAGGACACGGTCGCACGAATCGACCTCGGGGAGGAGTCGATCGACTACGAGTCGATCGACGATGAGGACGCGAAGAAGTACATCGGTGCCCGCGGGCTGGGGGTGAAGTACGTCTTCGAACAGGGGCCCGATGTCGATCCGATGGGGCCGGAGAACCTGCTCGCGTTCATGAACGGGCCGCTCTCGGGGACGCAGGTAACCATGAGCGGGCGGATCGCGGTCTGTACGAAATCGCCGCTAACGGGGACCGTCACCGACAGCCACCAGGGCGGCTGGTCCGGTGCTCGACTCAAGTGGTCCGGCTTCGACGGACTGTTGTTCGAAGGGCAGGCCGACGACCCCGTCTACGCCTACATCGAGGATGGCGAAGTCGAACTCCGGGACGCCTCTCACCTCTGGGGAAAAGGCGTTCACGAGACTCGAGACACGATAGAGGAGGAAGTAGCGGGCTCGTACGGGAAGAATCTCTCGCTGATGGCGATCGGTCCGGGCGGCGAAAACGGCGTCAAGTACGCGGGCATCCTCAACGAGGACGACCGCGCGTCCGGGCGAGGGGGAACTGGCTGCGTCATGGGCTCGAAGAATCTCAAAGCAGTCGTCATCAAATCGACGACGAAAATGCCCCAGCCCGCCGATCAGGAGACGTTCAAGGAGGGCCACCAGCAGGCGATGGCCGCGATCACCGAGTCCGACGTGACCGCGCCGAACGAGGGCGGCCTTTCGCTTTACGGCACGAACGTCCTGATGAACATCACCGAAGAGATGGACGGCCTCCCGACGAAAAACGGGGTCTACACCTCCACCGAGAGCATGACGGAGTCGGAAGGCGTCGATATCGACGCCGAGCGCGTCTCCGGGGAGAACGTCCGAGAAAACATCCTCGTCGACGAGCCGACCTGTCACTCCTGTCCGGTCGCCTGCAAGAAGGAAGTCGAGGTCCAGACGATGCACAAAGGCGAGGAGATGAACGTCCGGATGGAGTCCTACGAGTACGAGTCCGCCTACGCGCTCGGGCCGAACTCGGGACACACCGACCGCGACGCAGTCGCACTCATGATCGACCGCTGTAACGACATGGGGATCGACACCATCGAAGTCGGGAACATGATGGCGATGGCCATGGAGATGAGCGAGGAGGGGAAACTCGAGGAGGGCCTCGACTGGGGCGATACCGAAACGATGGTCGACATGATCGAGCGCATCGCCCGCCGCGAGGACGACCTCGCGGATCTGCTGGCCGAAGGCCCACGGCGCGTCGCAGAGCGCAAGGACGCCGAGGACAACTCCCTGGCGGTCAAAGGCCAGACGATTCCGGCCTACGACCCGCGCTGTATGAAGGGGATGGGCATCGCCTACGCGACCTCGAACCGGGGGGCGTGTCACCTCCGGGCGTACACGCCCGCGGCAGAGATTCTCGGAGTTCCAGAGAAAGTCGATCCCTACGAGTACGAGGGGAAAGGCGAACTCACCGCAGCGTTCCAGGATCTCCACGCCATCTCGGACAGCTTCGACATCTGCAAGTTCAACGCCTTCGCCGAAGGGATCGAGGAGTACGTCCTCCAGTACAACGGCATGACCGGGCTGGACGTGACCGAAGACGACCTGCTCGAGGCCGGCGAGCGGATCTACAACCTAGAGCGCTACTACAACAACCTCGCCGGCTTCGACGGCGCGGACGACTCCCTGCCGGCGCGATTCCTCGAGGGAGAGGCGGGAATCGCCGGCCAGGGCGCAAGCGAGGGCGAGTACTGCGAACTCGAGGAGATGAAAGTCGAGTACTACGACCACCGCGGCTGGGTCGACGGCGTCGTGCCGGACGAGAAACTCGAGGAACTCGAGATCGATATCGGACCCGGAACTGGCGTGAGTTCCGCTGGCGGGGCGGCGGCAATGGGCGACGACTGA
- a CDS encoding DUF1328 family protein gives MLELATPLQIGGGGFLYWAILFFVLAIVAAAVGARGVAGISMEIARIFVLIFIVLAIVALLL, from the coding sequence ATGCTCGAGCTCGCGACTCCCCTGCAGATCGGTGGCGGTGGCTTCCTGTACTGGGCGATCCTCTTTTTCGTCCTCGCGATCGTCGCGGCCGCCGTCGGCGCTCGCGGTGTCGCCGGGATCTCGATGGAGATCGCGCGCATCTTCGTGTTGATTTTCATCGTCCTCGCGATCGTCGCGTTGCTGTTGTGA